Proteins from a single region of Punica granatum isolate Tunisia-2019 chromosome 8, ASM765513v2, whole genome shotgun sequence:
- the LOC116187340 gene encoding 3-ketoacyl-CoA synthase 10, which produces MAPSNEQHLLSTEIVNRGVEPSGPDAGSPAFSVRVRRRLPDFVHSGVNLKYVRLGYHYLINHGVYLATVPVLVLVFGAELGSLSRDELWRKLVEDARYDLATVISFFAVFVFTLSVYFMSRPRSIYLVDFACYRPNDDLKVSKEQFIEQMRKSGKYDDGTLEFQKRILQFSGMGDETYIPKPVLAGENCATMKEGRAEASAVMFGALDELFEKTRVRPKDVGVLVVNCSIFNPTPSLSAMIINHYKMRGNILSYNLGGMGCSAGIIAIDLARDMLQANPNNYAVVVSSEMVGYNWYQGKDRSMIIPNCFFRMGCSAVLLSNRRRDYRRAKYRLEHVVRTHKGADDRSFRCIYQEEDEQRFKGLRVSKDLVEIGGEALKTNITTLGPLVLPFSEQLFFLSTLFWRHFFVGGSDPAPKKPYIPDYKLAFEHFCIHAASKTVLDELQRNLELSDQNLEASRMALYRFGNTSSSSIWYELAYLEAKEQVRGGDRVWQIAFGSGFKCNSIVWRAIRRVCKPSRNPWLDCIDRYPVPV; this is translated from the exons ATGGCCCCCTCCAACGAGCAGCACCTCCTCTCAACGGAGATCGTCAACCGCGGCGTCGAGCCCTCGGGCCCCGACGCTGGCTCCCCAGCCTTCTCCGTACGTGTCCGCCGCCGCCTCCCCGACTTCGTGCACTCGGGGGTCAACCTTAAGTACGTGAGACTTGGGTACCACTACCTGATCAACCACGGCGTGTATCTGGCCACGGTCCCCGTGCTCGTCCTCGTGTTTGGGGCCGAGCTCGGGAGCCTCAGCAGGGACGAGCTGTGGCGCAAGCTCGTGGAGGACGCGCGGTATGACCTCGCCACCGTGATCTCGTTCTTCGCCGTGTTCGTGTTCACGCTCTCTGTCTACTTCATGTCCCGGCCCCGGTCCATCTATCTCGTCGACTTTGCATGCTACCGCCCCAACGATGATCTCAAG GTAAGCAAGGAGCAGTTTATTGAGCAAATGCGAAAATCGGGTAAGTATGATGACGGGACCTTGGAGTTCCAGAAGAGGATCCTGCAGTTCTCCGGGATGGGGGATGAGACCTACATCCCAAAGCCGGTGCTGGCGGGAGAGAACTGTGCCACCATGAAGGAGGGCAGGGCCGAGGCATCGGCTGTTATGTTCGGTGCCCTGGATGAGCTGTTCGAGAAGACCCGTGTCCGACCCAAGGACGTCGGCGTCCTCGTGGTGAACTGCAGCATCTTCAACCCGACCCCGTCCCTCTCGGCCATGATCATCAACCACTACAAGATGCGGGGGAACATCTTGAGCTACAACCTCGGGGGCATGGGGTGCAGTGCAGGGATCATCGCGATCGACCTAGCTAGGGACATGCTGCAGGCGAACCCTAACAACTACGCGGTCGTGGTGAGTAGCGAGATGGTAGGTTACAACTGGTATCAGGGCAAGGATCGGTCAATGATCATTCCCAACTGCTTCTTCCGAATGGGATGCTCCGCCGTCCTGCTCTCGAACCGGCGTCGGGACTACCGAAGAGCCAAGTATCGGCTTGAGCACGTGGTCCGGACGCACAAGGGCGCCGATGATCGCAGCTTCAG GTGCATCTACCAAGAGGAAGATGAGCAGAGGTTCAAGGGCCTGAGAGTGAGCAAAGATCTCGTGGAGATCGGGGGGGAAGCCTTAAAGACCAACATAACCACCCTCGGTCCGCTCGTCCTGCCGTTCTCCGAGCAGCTCTTCTTCCTGTCCACCCTGTTCTGGCGCCACTTCTTCGTCGGCGGCTCTGACCCTGCCCCGAAGAAGCCCTACATTCCCGACTACAAGCTTGCATTTGAGCACTTCTGCATCCACGCAGCGAGCAAGACCGTACTAGACGAGCTTCAGAGGAATCTGGAGCTGAGCGACCAGAACCTGGAGGCATCCAGGATGGCCCTTTACAGGTTCGGGAACACGTCCAGCAGCAGCATCTGGTACGAGCTGGCCTACTTGGAGGCAAAGGAGCAGGTCCGGGGTGGTGACCGCGTGTGGCAGATCGCTTTTGGCTCTGGGTTCAAGTGCAACAGCATCGTCTGGCGGGCCATCCGCCGTGTCTGCAAGCCCTCAAGGAACCCGTGGCTCGATTGCATCGACAGATACCCAGTGCCTGTCTAG